CATCACCCTTCCAGTCTTGGTTACATTGAAGAGGAAACACTGAGCTGAGGGCAAGGAAGTCCTGAGCCGAGTACTCAGGCCACTGCGCCTCCCTCTGTGATCACACAGGGCAAGGCAGGTGTCAGCGTGGGAGAGACTGCATCCCTTGCGCCAAGTACCACAGAGACACCTGAGCCTCCGACGACAAACCCAGACGTCACAGTGACGACAGGGGAGACGCTGTCCTTGGCAGCAGAGAAGGCCTCTGATGGAAGGGAATGGCCCGCAGTGGACGTGGCACTCTGACCACCTGGAAATTACCTGGCAGGCTCTGCGGGAGGTGGGTAGACACAGCAGTGTGCGGGAGAGGCGCGGCACGAGGCGGGCTGGAGTGCACGCCGGCCAGGAGACCTGAGAGGAGACGACAGGGAGAGGGAACAACACACACTAAGGCCGGGAGCAGCCTGGTCCTGGGCGCAAAGCCGGGGGAGGGAGGGCTCAGCACAGCGCCGGGGAGGCCGCCCATGCTCaccccccagacacacacaggaaCCCAGCACACGAGAGCAGGACCCGTCGGTCAGAGGCCCAGGGGCCCCTCCTGTGCTCCAGTACGAGGCAGACGGGAGATACTTACTGTGGCCGAGGCCGTGGTGGAACGTCCCGGGGGCAGGGCCGGTGACGATGGCATCCTTGGAGACCCCCGCTTTAGCAGAGGAGTCAGCACTGAAGGAGATCACGTGGAGGGGAAGCTGGGAGATAATCCCCAAGGGGCTTGAGTTCAAGGCCCCAGGGAGCTTGGGACTGCCAGCCTTATAGGATGAAGACAGCAGGTTCAAGGATGAGGAGCCGGTCAACAGCACAGCCCCACTCGCTCCTTTCTGgggaggaagcacagagaggggtCAGGAGTCCAGCCCATCCAAGCCCACTCACAAACCAAAGCTGGCACCGCACCGGGGGTGGGTTGGAGAGGGGTACGTGCACGTTAGCCGCCCCTCCACTGCAGCCCCGAGGAAGGACCATCGCAGAGGACCAGCACAGAAGGGCTCCCCGAGCAGCGTTCACTTTACAAAGCAGGTATTAATTATGCCTCCTTTATgcaagaaaggaaggagagagtatCATACATGGATATCAGCCAATACAGGgatatagcagtgtgtgtatacggccatcacacacacacacacacacacacaaaggcattTACCTTTGGTttttacaaagaaacagaaaagacctAGAAACTAAGGAACGCAGTTACAAGGGCTGGAGAAGGAAGGCAGAGGCGAGTGAAGCTCTACTAAACACATCTTTCTATCAGTttgctctttgcaaccacacTATCTTATATATGGGAAAAACGGAGGGGAAAAAAGCTCTCATTCCCCAACCTTCATCCAAACTTCCTGTAAGGCATCACTCGAGGCGAGCCGGGTCACGGCACCTTTGTCTCACATGTGGAGTCTCCCTAAACCCAACAGAATCACCCTGAGAAGTACCAGTCTTCCTGGTCGTGACATCCCTATAACTGACCACCTGAGGGCAGGACTAGCTTCACATGCTTGCTTGGAGAGATGACAGGCAGGAGGCCGTGCAGGGCGAATTTCCTGACTCCCTCTGGCCATCCAGATCCACAGCCTCCCTGCAGACGCAGGGCTGCCCAGTCCTGCCCTGCTCGTCCTCCCCAGGAGACTTTTCAGGCTTTCCTGGGAGTCTGGCcaccagaaaagaaaaagcctGAAAACAGGAAGCCCGGTCCTCCAACTGGCAGGCTCACTGTTCCTACCTGACCGTGAGCATCAGCTCTCATTCTCAGACCAGAGCGAGGCCAGTGGCCCTGCCCACAAGGCCCACAAGGGCAGCGGGCTACAGCAGGACACTCACTGGCAGGGAGGTAGACGATGTCACGCTGCTCACCGCACTGGGCTTCAGAGAGGAGGTCAATAACTTGGCCACACCCTGGGTCCCTCCACTAGAATCTCCATTGGGACCACCGGGAGGGGCCACCAGGGTCAACTTCTGGGGTACAGGCGGCTTCTTCACTGCAGGGCCAGGGACAGGTCGGCTGGCGGATTGTCCTGCGGAGGGAGGCTGTGCCGCGGGGAGCAGGTTCCCAGAAGCAGGGCTCTGGACCGGTGTTCCTCCAGACGAGGGGCTGCCGGACGACACCCCATGTTTAGAGACAGAGCCCAAGAAGGGACTGGTCTTGTAGGGTGGTCCTGAAGAGATGGCTGAGTGTGGTTTCACTGGATGGCTCACGGCAGCAGAGCATGAAGCTGGGGTCTTATGAGAGCTGCTGCTGGAGGCTGGCGTGCCCGAGGCTGGCGTGGAAGCATGGAAGCTCTGGCTTTTAGTCGCTGTCTTGACAAGCTGCAGAAGGGATCGGTGACACTGAGGGGAGCCAGGCTTCGGGCCCTGAAGCTTACTGACGAATGGAGCCGGAGGGGTGAAGCTCTTCTGTGGCTGGGTGCCAGCATGAAAGACCTTGACCTGGGGGCTGGGCATGGCAGTGCCCGCCGGGGGCACGTGAGACGTCCGCGGCAAGCCGTGGTGCTTGGCTTTCGGCTGCTGCCCTTCCGGCGGGCCCTTGCCAAGAGCAGCCTGACAGGACAGCTCTTTGTAGCCAGAACtctctgtttttttctcctgAGAGGACTGCCCCAGGGCCAGCGCCTGTTCAGCCAGAAAATTTAGGGGTGACTGCAGAGAGCTAGAGGGTGGAGGGGCAGAAGGAGGGCTGGGCTTTGGAaagttccttttttcttctggACATAGAATGCCCGCGAGCTTCTCTGCAGGCACTTTCACGGGTGCAGGCAGCGGGAACTCTGAGCTCCCAGCAGCCCTGCTGTGCAATACAGCCAGTTCCTTGGACACTGCCTCCAATGAGGAGGCAGAATTATGGACCAAGTCTCCATCCATCGAGTCCTCCAGGTTGACAGGAGCAGGGTGAGCAAGGCTGCCAGATGCCTGGGACGAGAGCTCCCTGCTTGCGGCCCCCACGCCCTGGCCTCCTCCCAGGTGCTCTGGGGGGCTGCCCATCTGGCCTGATGAGACGGACACCTTCTTATCTGGCTTAGCAGATGATTCCTAGAGGCAAGCAGAAAGGCTCGCGTTTACAAACATCCAAAGATGCCAACTCTGGCCCTGCTGAAGGGGACTCGAGTGTGAGAAAACATACAGGCAGCAGGCCTTCCAGCATGATCACAAAGCCAAGGAGGAAAGGAGCAGGCGGCCTGCATGGACTCGGAAATGCTACGACCCCACCACTCTCTGGCCACggctgggtggggctgggctgaCCCAGGCATTCTGCCACCGCAACACACACAAGGAAACCGCGTTGTTTCTGAAAAACTGTACGACTTGAACAACAAGATGTGCTCCCTTCCGGCCCTCACCCCACCTCAGCTCCCAgccgaggtcaggatgaaaggggactgctttcactctctccctcctTGGTTTCGCCACCACCTAACTCCCCTCTGGGCTCACAGTCTGTCCTGTCActcctgcctccccagcaccTGGTGCAGTGAGTCTTAGGGACATCAGAGGAGATCAACAGACACTTAGGAATAACTGATCTGCACGCTCCTTCCCTTGGGCTGTTCAGGGACGATGAGGGGCGCTACAGAGCCTCAGGAATTGGCAACAATTTTGGTGAGATGGCAGTTTCACTACATCGAGAGAGCTCTGCAACATCAAAGTCATTTCACAGTCTTCAGCCATCGCACTCCCCTCTGCGTCTGTCAGTCAGCTGGACAAAGCCTCCTGCCTGCCCGATGCCAATCCAGGCTCACCTGCACTTGGCTTGGGGGCACTCTTCCCTAAAAGGTAAAGACAATTCACCAAGACGACCTCATTTAACTCCACAACAACCCCAGGAACTGGCCAGGTAGGTGATGCTTCCTAGACATGGGGCTGGAGGGCACTAGTGGCCCAGGTCAGGTCTCTGTCCTGCAGACCCTAGGCCCCTCCTGTGGGCCAGGCTGCCTCCTGGTACAACCTCATCTTGAAGAGCTGTCCCCAGACCAGCAAAGCTCCATGAGCTGCCAGAGCATGGGTGCAGAGAGCTAAGAACAGGTGGCACATGACTGGGCAGGCTGACTCACCTTCACCTTCATTTTGCAAGAGGCCATTACTTTCTTCTTGGCCCTGTGCAAAGGAAGGAAcacagcaaagagtcagagatcCTTAGAGATAAAAATGCCAATAGTCCTGACAAGTGAAAACATTTAGACACTCACAGAATTGACGTCAGGTGCCCGTGGCCTCGTCTGCTCTCCTTAAACAGAGTCCTGGAACAAAGAGACATGGGGAAGTCCTCACGAGCCCCTGGAAGCAGTCTGCTCCCCaagcctccccacctccctggtATGCAGGGACTGTCACCCATTAATGTCAGGGGGCTGCTGAGGGGGCCTTACACAGCTGCCTGGCCACCTGAAAGCCACAGAGCTAGGATTCCCCCCAAAAAGCTATGACTCTGCCCCCAGACCTCTCAGAGTGATTCCTCCCCTAAGGGCAGGAGCACTCTCCTTACTACCTGTTCTCATCCCCTTCAAAGGCACAACTTTTCCCAGAGAAGCTCAACAGAATTTTCTTTATGCCCTTCCCTAAGTACTATCAGGAGTCCAATCTACAGTGAGAAAAGCAGTCCCACTTGAAGGGACTCTAAGAGAAGGCCTACTTGACCAAGAACACTCCGTAGCTCCACGGGGAGGGTCCTGGGAACACGCCAAGCAGGAAGCACCAGGTGTGGTCTCCCACCTGGACAACTACACTACACTAGCCGAACCCATCTGACAGAACCACTCTGTAATCTCAGAGGCTGTTCAAGCTTGCAGCTTCCAGGGGAGGACTTAGACAAGTAAACTGTGGTTCATCCTGGCTCTCAACACAGGAGTAGCCACCCAACCCCCACCTGGTGGCCCGCAGCTGCAAGTGTTCCTGGAGCAGCCtgcacacagcttgtgggaaCCAGCATGGGAAAAAGGACCTTGTCTCCAAAGACCAGGGACCTGTGCTCTGATGGCCAATCGTTGCTTCTGATCATGGGGGTGGAAGGTGCAGACACAGGGCAGCAGCCCATTGCTGTTGCACTACTGGCTGAAGCAACTGCCAGGGGATCTAAAGGGCCAGGAccccctttgctgctgctgctgctgctgctaagtcacttcaatcgtgtctgactctgtgcaactccagagacggcagcccaccaggctcccctgtccctgggattctccaggcaagaacactggagtgggttgccatttccttctccaatgcatgaaagtgaaaagtgaaagtgaagtcactcagtcatgtccgactctgtgcgaccccatggactgcagcctaccaggttcctccatccacgggattttccaggcaagagtgctggagtggggtgccattgcgttctccGAGGACCCCCTTTAACCTCttcctttttatcattttttcccccctttggaaGTCAGATGTTAAAGActagagcatttaaaaaaaaaaaaactacatatgTGGGAGAAATCAGAAAGTGACTGCATGTGCCTAGGGAAAAGCTTGGAAAACACGTAAGAATAACACGTTAAGTTCACACCTCAGGCTGATCCTTGACATAGAGACAGCctatactaaaaacaaaacacaaaacaagcaAACCCCAGGGAAAGGGGAGAATCTGATTTTCGGAGTTATCACATTGTTAGATTCAAATGTCTGctgttcaacaacaacaacagaaaaaacacACAAGGGacataaagaaacaggaaatatgGCCCAttcaaaggaaaacacaaatcaaCAGAAACTGTCTCTGAGAAAAGTTCAAATGGCAGATACACCAGACAAAAACAACTGTggacaaagaactaaaggaagatgtggagaaagaaaataacgtgagaaaatatcaataaagagaTACGAAACCTGAAAAGAAGCCAAAAAGAAATTCTAGAACCAAAAAGGACAGtagctgaaatgaaaaattcattacTGAATTCGTTACTGAAAAGGCAGATTTGAGCaggcagaaaaaaaacaaagaacctgAAACAGGATAATGAAGATGATCGAGACTGAGGAGCAGAAAGACAAGACTGAAGAAAAGTAATCAGTCTGAAAGACCCATGGGACCATcaagcgcgcgcacacacaccctcacagCACGCACGTCCCCGGAGGACAGAGAAAGGGGcccagaagagtgaagaaataacgGCTGAAACTTTCCAAATGTGAAAACAGACAATGTAAGCGTAAATATGTGAATATAAATATCCAAGAAGTGCAAAGAACTCCACATAAGATGAACCCGAGAGACCCACACCAAACACATGATAAACTTTCAAAGGCCAGAGACGAAGGCAGAATATTGACAGCATCCAGAGATTACTGCAGCATCACCCACGAGGGTCCTCAATGAAGTCACCAGCAGGCTTCTCATCAGAAACTCTGGCAGCCAGAAGACAGGGGGCTGACACAGTCAAAGTCTCAAGTAAAAACAGTGTCAACCAGGAACCCTGTATCTGATGGAACTGACCCTCAAGAGTGGGGGAGACgtacatcaattatacttcaatcaAAGAGTGGAGGATATCCCCAGGTAAGATAAAAGGTGAAGGTGTTCATGATCAAAAAACCTATCCTGTAAAAAATGCTCATAGGTCCTGAGGGTGAAACGAAAAGACAGCACCTCAAAGTTACATGCACAAATAAAGATCTCAGAAAGGTGAATAGACAAAAACCACTATAGAAGCCAGCGTCATTATAACAATGGTTTGTAATCATACTTTTTAAAGTATGATTTAAGAGACTAATACTAATTTAAAAGCTAGTAAATATTATTATGACTTTGGTTGGTAACTCTAAATCTTGTCTTCTACATAATTTAAGAGTCATTTTTAAAACCATTAGTTTATGTTTTAGGGCACACAATGTATAAAAATGTACTTCTGTGACAGCAGCAGAGCTGTATGGGGGCAGAAATTTTAGATGTTAATCAACTTACAGAAGTATTAgcaactactttaaaaaataacaattcaaCACTCTaatcaaaagacagagactggcagaataaataaaaaatatgatcTGATCTAACTATATGCTGTCTGTTGCGGCTGCAGCGCTGTggtcaatcgtgtccgacttggtgcgactccatggactgtagcccaccaggctccctcgtatgtgggatttccaggcaagctACAAGAGCCAAAGACAAGAAcagattgaaaataaaaggactggaaaaggtactCCATGCAAAAATAACCAAGAGAGCAGAGGCAGCTCTATTaacatcagacaaaacagactttaactCGAGAAAGGTTACAAGAGATATAGAAAGCTATTACATATTAATAAAAGGTTCAATACAGCAAGAAGATATAGCGATTATAAACATTCATGCACCTGACaaacctttaaaatatatgaaacaaaaactGATGGAACGGAAGAGAGAAACAGTTTCACAATAACAGCTGGAGATTTCAGTACCTCTGCACAAGAGAGAATAATGAGACAGAAGATAAAGCAACAGAGGACTTCACACAATAAACTAATCAGATGTAACAGAGAGACACAAAACATTCTCCCCAACAACAGAATACACTTTCTCATTTGCACACGGGACATTTTCTAGGATAGATCATATATTAGGCCACAAATGAACTCTTGGtagattttaaaagacagataCCATACAAAGTATCTTCTCTGATCACAACGGAAAGAAgttagaaatcagtaacaaaaggaaaactggaaaacaaaattgtAAGAAAAAGGCAGATACATTAGACAAAACAACTTTTAACAACATACTTTTAAACGATcaatggatcaaagaagaaatcacaaagacaattagaaaatactttaaaaaacaaatgaaaatgaaaacacaacataccaaaatCTATAGGACAAAGTGAAAAGTGGTGCTAAGAGAGGAAATCTTTAGGTATAACTGCTTACattaagaaacaaggaaaaaaaaaagaacagaaaagaaacaaggaaGGTCTTAAATTTTAtaaggaacagaaaaaagaagaactaaacctAAAGCCAGCAGAATGAaggatatattaataataaagattagagaagaaataaggaaaatagaGAATAAACAATTATAGGCCTATTGAGActtactatttttttctgatttagtcTTGGTAAGTTTTGTCCATTGGACAAAACTTTTCTAGAaacttgtccatttcatctatgTTGAAAGACACTTATCCATAGAGTAAAAAGGCAACCCAGAGAACAAAGAAATATTGGGAAATTATGTAtgtaataaggggttaatatccagaatacataGTGAACTCTTAAAACTTAGCAACAAAAAAGCACAccaatttaaaaatggtcaaaagaCTTGAATAAACACATCTCCAAAGATGATATGCAAATGTACAGTTagtacgtgaaaagatgctcaatatcactaatcactAGCAAAGTGAACTATAGGGCACCACCTCATATCCATCAGGATGattactaccaaaaaaaaaaaacacaacaattgttggtggggatgtggagaaagtggaaccttgtgcactgctggtggaaatgtaaaagatAACAGCTATCATGAAAAACACTACGGTGGTGCCTCAAAGTTAAACACATcgtcatacaatccagcaattccagttCTAGGTGTACatgaaaaagaactgaaagcagggtctcaCAGAGATGTCTGTATGTCCAcgttcacagcagtattattcacaatagcttaAATGTGGAAGCAACACCAAGTACCATTGATAGACggatggataagcaaaatgtatatatacaggagaatattattcagctttaaaaaggaagttaGTTCTGATCCATGCTATAACTGATGAAcattgaggacattatgctgagtgcagtaagccagacacaaagacaCTTTGTATGAGTCCACTGATACGAGGTACTTAGAGTAGTCCCAACCAGAGTAGAATGGTGGCCTCCAGGTCTGCGAGGAGGGGAAACACGCAGTTGGTGCTGCTGCACAAACATGTCAGTGTGTCTAACACCACTGAACTGTGCCCTGAAAGATGCTAAAGTTTACATTAAGTATATTTTACCACTCCTCAccccaaaaattttttttaaaaaacactagttATAGGAAACTTTCTCTGTCTATTGCAGATACAGTCCATTCATGGAAAGCTATGTAACACAAATTAGCCTGTTACAAAAGTCTGGCACTTGGCTCTAAGAAGTAGTCACTCCTGCCAGTTTCAAATCAGAATTCTGTTCAGAAAATTAGAATGTTCCTGACATGCACCTGCCTCCCAACTTCCAGTAGGTGCCATTACGTCACAACGGAAAAGGGCATACAGCCATAGAACTTTAGTGGGATAAAGAATGACAAAGACAGCATCCCACAAACAACTCCCTCTTCCCAGGGAGACAGAGAAGCCCCTAGCTTCTCAGGTGAGATGATAGTCCAATCCACTAGCCTGTGACTCCGAGGGTGGGGCTCTGGTGGCCTGGCACAGAAGAATCACTCAAAACATCTCTTTACCACAAGATTGGGCTTctcctgtagctcagctggtcaagaatccacctgcaatgcaggagacctgggttcaatccctgggttgggaagataacctggaaaagggaaaggctacccactccagtattctggcctgaagaattccatggtccGCAAAAATGCTCCACCCTAAGGTCACACTGACTACACTGGCTGCCCACAGGCCCTCACCTGGCCTGCATCCAGCCTTTGGGCCAGAGAGGTTTGACCTCGGCATCCAGAAACGCCTTCACGTAGTCCTCCCAAGACTGGGCCTTGCTCTTCTCCAGGTCAAAGCTCTCCAGTTTGATCTTCACCACCTGACAGAGCAGCTCCCTGCAGAGCGGGCATAAGTCACAACCTTTAAACCACCCGAACGCTTCTTCAAGGTTTCAATCATGTGCTTTCAGCAGCCCTCATTAAAGAAAAAGGTTCTAACCTTCATTAGAAACACAGGAACATGCTCAGACACTGGCCCCACAAACCCTCCACTGAGGCAAGGTCCCAGTTTGGGCACACCTGATTTCATCACTCCACTGGAACTTCTTCCGGGGTCCCATTATCCTCCGGCCCCCTTTCTCTTCATCTTCCTCCTCATCAGAACAGACCCGTTCTCTCTGCTCCTTGTCCTTCTCCTCTTCCAGCATCCTAGAGAGTGGGAAGAATTAGGAGGGACCCTAAGATCACCACAGACCCGCTTCCTCCTGCCTACCGACCCCCTCTCCAGCCCCCATGACTTCTCAGGAGAGGTGAGGATGCTGAAGGCAGCGAGGGGCGCACTTACTTGGCGGCCTTGGCTTGCGTGTGGGCCTGGCACTCGCCCTGGTACTTGGCCATCTGCTCTGGCATGGCCCTGCCAATGGCTTCCTTAAGTTTCTGGAGTGGCTCCTTCAGACGCCCACCCTGCTAAGAGCAAGACCAGTCATGAGTCTGGTTTACATGTCACTTTTTAGGCCGAGGACACACTCTAAGCATAGCCGACCGCAGAGAGGCCGTGCAGCAGCGGGTCgtgcagcagcagccgcagcaccTGTGAGCGTGTGCCACCCTCTCCACTGGGCCCGAAGCCACAGGGCTCCCCTGCAAGGCTACCCACCTGCTCACAGAGGTGCAGTTTTCGTGCGCGCTTGACCAAGGTGTCTTTGCTGCAGGGCAGGAAGGAAGCAAGGTAGGCATACACTCCAGAACGGGTCTGACTGCTCAGCTCCCGGGTCTGCGCCTCTATGCTGAAGAACAGAGCACAGTTACCCACCGCAGCACCTCTCATCTGCAGGAGCCAAGAGTGGGCCAAGCCTTATCTCGCCAGTCACACAGCATCACAGAGCGGCCAGCACAACAAACCTGACGAACTTGGCTAGGCAGAGTGCACCACGGTTCTCAGGTCAAAGACAAGACTGAGTCAAAGGTGTCAAGAAAATCGAGTCTCCAAGAGTGCAAGCTCTGAAGTTCTAAGTTTCATAAACAAAGAAAGCATAAATGCTTTCAAGCTGGGAAGTAATTGAGTTGCTTGGGATTGACAGTTTCCAGCAGAGCTTCCCCTTTTTCCCCCTACAGTTCCAAGTTCTGTCCCTGACTACGTGGTCAAGGAAATCCTCACGCCTGCAGCGTCCCCACTGAGACGAGCAGAATGTGGTCTGTCTTCCATCCCTTGAGCTCTCTGGATCTGGCACACTCCAGGGCACAAACCCCTCACCTGTGCAGACCCTCAGGTGCTCCCTGACCCAAATGGCCAATCTCCCTCTGTCCTGGCCAGGCAAGGTCCTTCGCTAGAATATCCCCTGGTCTTAACTATAGGTTTCACACATGCAAAACCCTCAGCAGTTGCATAATCAGCTTCCTCTGGTACACGATGCAAccagaaagaaaatggcaaagcTGGAGGGCCAGATACAAAGAATCTGGCTCAGATTTGTATGTGTgggttttggcttttttttcttctttttaatccaATTCAGACAGTAGGGCGTCCCAGAGGCTGGGGTGTGTGAGATGCGGAGTGGGAGGGTGAGCACTGGCCTCGGAGCACAAGTGCGACGAGGAGGACGACCAGGCTCGCCGAGGAGTGCTCCTGAGGACAGGGCCCGGGCCTGCACCGAGCCATCTCTCCCCCTCCTCAGAGACGGGCAGGCAGCACGACACCCTCCCCAGCACGCTGTGATGAAGACACAGAGTCCCAACAGCGTCTGCTGCCCCAGGTTAGGATGGTCTAGCAGTTTCTAGAGACAAAACAACTGATGTCCCCGCCCCTGAcctctattaaaaaaaaccacaataaagcaatagaaaccaatttttaaaaatctcatcagGGCTTTCTTTTCCCTCAATTGTACTCCCACTTCCCCAGGCCTGCTGAACCCCTGCATGGT
This window of the Capricornis sumatraensis isolate serow.1 chromosome 3, serow.2, whole genome shotgun sequence genome carries:
- the UBN1 gene encoding ubinuclein-1, with the translated sequence MSEPHRVQFTSLPGSLNPAFLKKSRKEEVGGAEQHQDSEPAAAAVRITLTLFEPDHKRCPEFFYPELVKNLRGKVKGLQPADKKKDLLDPFNDEEKERHKVEALARKFEEKYGGKKRRKDRIQDLIDMGYGYDESDSFIDNSEAYDELVPASLTTKYGGFYINSGTLQFRQASESEDDFIKEKKKKSPKKRKLKEGGEKIKKKKKDDTYDKEKKSKKSKFSKAGFTALNASKEKKKKKYSGALSVKEMLKKFQKEKEAQRKRDEEHKPIAVSSAEAQGLRELEGTSDPLLSLFGSASDNDLLQAATAMDSLTDLDLEQLLSESPEGSPFRDMDDESDSLGVGLDQEFRQPSSLPEGLPAPLEKRVKELAQAARAAEGESRQKFFTQDINGILLDIEAQTRELSSQTRSGVYAYLASFLPCSKDTLVKRARKLHLCEQGGRLKEPLQKLKEAIGRAMPEQMAKYQGECQAHTQAKAAKMLEEEKDKEQRERVCSDEEEDEEKGGRRIMGPRKKFQWSDEIRELLCQVVKIKLESFDLEKSKAQSWEDYVKAFLDAEVKPLWPKGWMQARTLFKESRRGHGHLTSILAKKKVMASCKMKVKESSAKPDKKVSVSSGQMGSPPEHLGGGQGVGAASRELSSQASGSLAHPAPVNLEDSMDGDLVHNSASSLEAVSKELAVLHSRAAGSSEFPLPAPVKVPAEKLAGILCPEEKRNFPKPSPPSAPPPSSSLQSPLNFLAEQALALGQSSQEKKTESSGYKELSCQAALGKGPPEGQQPKAKHHGLPRTSHVPPAGTAMPSPQVKVFHAGTQPQKSFTPPAPFVSKLQGPKPGSPQCHRSLLQLVKTATKSQSFHASTPASGTPASSSSSHKTPASCSAAVSHPVKPHSAISSGPPYKTSPFLGSVSKHGVSSGSPSSGGTPVQSPASGNLLPAAQPPSAGQSASRPVPGPAVKKPPVPQKLTLVAPPGGPNGDSSGGTQGVAKLLTSSLKPSAVSSVTSSTSLPKGASGAVLLTGSSSLNLLSSSYKAGSPKLPGALNSSPLGIISQLPLHVISFSADSSAKAGVSKDAIVTGPAPGTFHHGLGHSLLAGVHSSPPRAAPLPHTAVSTHLPQSLPDASQLHGKGPSVPRKL